One segment of Gordonia terrae DNA contains the following:
- a CDS encoding SDR family oxidoreductase has protein sequence MTQNSPYHLFDVAGARILITGGTSGIGVMIAEGFAAAGADVVVSSRKQAGVDAAVERLSTSGRVTGIVGDVSTPESARTLAAEVLARGERLDVVVNNAGVTWGAPLEEFPDAGWDKVMHTNLEGVFHLTVALLPGLRAAAREAGRASVINIGSTDGINVPEMDSFSYGASKAGLHHLTRHLAKKLASESITVNAIAPGPFESRMMRFVTENPDALERVVGGIPLGRLGEPDDIAALSIFLASAAGKYMTGNVIPLDGGIVGCGGSAKLG, from the coding sequence ATGACGCAGAATTCGCCCTACCATTTGTTCGACGTCGCCGGTGCCCGGATCTTGATCACCGGTGGGACCAGCGGGATCGGAGTGATGATCGCCGAAGGTTTCGCCGCAGCCGGTGCCGACGTCGTCGTGTCGTCACGCAAACAGGCCGGAGTCGACGCCGCGGTGGAGCGGTTGTCGACCTCCGGGCGCGTCACCGGAATCGTCGGCGATGTCTCGACCCCGGAGTCGGCACGAACCCTGGCTGCCGAGGTCCTCGCACGCGGCGAGCGACTCGACGTGGTGGTGAACAATGCCGGTGTGACGTGGGGTGCCCCCCTTGAAGAATTCCCGGATGCCGGGTGGGACAAGGTGATGCACACCAACCTCGAAGGCGTTTTCCACCTCACCGTCGCCTTGCTACCCGGACTGCGTGCTGCCGCACGTGAGGCCGGACGCGCCTCGGTCATCAACATCGGTTCGACCGACGGCATCAACGTGCCGGAGATGGACAGTTTCAGCTATGGGGCGAGCAAGGCCGGACTCCACCATTTGACAAGGCATCTCGCGAAGAAGCTCGCATCTGAATCGATCACCGTGAACGCCATCGCGCCGGGTCCGTTCGAGAGCCGGATGATGCGGTTCGTGACAGAGAATCCCGACGCACTCGAGCGGGTCGTCGGCGGGATCCCACTGGGGCGTCTCGGAGAGCCTGACGACATTGCCGCGCTGAGCATCTTCCTCGCCAGTGCTGCCGGAAAGTACATGACCGGGAACGTGATCCCCCTCGACGGGGGCATAGTCGGTTGTGGCGGTTCGGCGAAGCTGGGCTGA
- a CDS encoding TetR/AcrR family transcriptional regulator, protein MHKSFEEVTIADIISGTRHSRSAFYHHFAGKFDVLVALADVVLAESYGGPQLWDTTPGRDRSYGMQASITPTLEMWSSHGGVIGAVVEHMHSNPDIEAVWRPTFDRFVAGVAEQIRHERDSGRAPDGARPEMIATVLVCGIERVMYVCTRELDPHLPALASAVGAVDWLTRSVLRPVPNSVPAPSARTLSSATQARPHGDGPGGAHTQIEHSGVDPRSDTTSTAILDSLRDLLLDLPLDKVSVARIVRRAGVSRSTFYFYFDNKNAVFAELYREVAASTVHRLQSLDTIDRADRAAVGTVLREWLRIDARTTSVMRSALLEWPRRPELREVYRAGIAQMADYLGRVITADRRSGIAIPGPPPGELSAVVLWTIERSIAGALAGDDNLTDLHEVTHFLTELLTTAIYGSP, encoded by the coding sequence GTGCACAAGTCGTTCGAAGAAGTCACCATCGCCGACATCATCTCGGGCACGCGGCATTCCCGATCCGCCTTCTATCATCACTTCGCCGGGAAGTTCGACGTCCTGGTCGCCCTCGCCGATGTGGTGCTGGCCGAGTCCTACGGGGGGCCGCAACTCTGGGATACGACACCGGGGCGCGACAGGTCGTACGGAATGCAGGCGAGCATCACACCAACCCTCGAGATGTGGTCGTCACACGGCGGAGTGATCGGCGCGGTCGTCGAGCACATGCACTCGAACCCCGACATCGAGGCCGTGTGGCGTCCGACATTCGACCGATTCGTCGCAGGAGTCGCCGAACAGATCCGTCACGAGCGCGACTCCGGTCGTGCTCCGGACGGCGCGCGCCCGGAGATGATCGCGACCGTACTCGTATGCGGCATCGAACGCGTGATGTATGTCTGCACACGGGAACTCGATCCGCATCTCCCCGCCCTGGCGTCCGCGGTCGGCGCGGTGGACTGGCTCACACGGTCCGTCCTGCGGCCGGTACCGAATTCGGTACCGGCACCGTCCGCCAGAACACTGTCATCAGCGACACAAGCCCGTCCGCACGGCGACGGGCCTGGCGGCGCACACACACAGATCGAGCACTCCGGGGTCGATCCGAGATCCGATACGACGTCGACGGCCATCCTGGACTCGCTCCGCGACCTACTACTCGATCTCCCACTGGACAAGGTGAGCGTCGCCCGAATCGTTCGGCGCGCCGGTGTGTCTCGGTCGACGTTCTACTTCTACTTCGACAACAAGAACGCGGTGTTCGCCGAGCTCTACCGTGAGGTCGCAGCGTCGACCGTCCACCGACTCCAGTCGCTCGACACCATCGACCGGGCCGACCGGGCCGCCGTCGGCACAGTGTTGCGGGAGTGGCTCCGGATCGACGCGCGGACCACCTCGGTGATGAGGAGCGCCCTACTCGAATGGCCCCGACGGCCCGAGCTCCGCGAAGTCTACCGGGCCGGCATCGCTCAGATGGCGGACTACCTCGGGCGCGTCATCACCGCCGATCGGCGCTCGGGGATCGCCATCCCCGGTCCGCCGCCGGGAGAACTCTCCGCCGTGGTCCTGTGGACAATCGAGAGATCGATCGCCGGCGCGCTGGCCGGAGACGACAATCTGACCGACTTGCACGAGGTCACCCACTTCCTCACGGAGTTGTTGACCACCGCCATATACGGAAGTCCCTGA
- a CDS encoding NADP-dependent oxidoreductase yields MRAVVIPRFGTPDVLEVRNVEVRPAGEGEVRIAVAATAVNPTDIATRSGLVAAAYRDFDPPYIAGMDAAGVIESVGPGSASDRFAVGDEVMSIVMPRRPEGGAHAELIVVPTAAVVPKPSTLSIEQAAMLPMNGLTALEALSVLDLRPGATLAITGGSGFLAAFVMTLARRRGIHVIADGRPDEWDTIRKHGAAEVVARGPGVEERIRSAAGGGVDAVLDTALIGSSLYPCIVDGGVLACVRTFDGVPPERGILVREVWVRERLLDTDGLTELATLADEGLFDFLIATGRFAPEQAADAHRMIEAGGVRGRPLILF; encoded by the coding sequence ATGCGCGCAGTTGTCATTCCCCGTTTCGGTACGCCGGACGTGTTGGAGGTCCGCAACGTCGAGGTACGTCCAGCCGGCGAGGGCGAGGTGCGGATCGCGGTTGCGGCCACCGCGGTCAACCCGACCGACATCGCCACGCGCAGTGGGCTCGTGGCCGCCGCCTACCGGGATTTCGACCCGCCCTACATCGCGGGCATGGACGCGGCAGGTGTGATCGAGTCGGTGGGCCCCGGCTCGGCATCGGACCGCTTCGCGGTGGGCGACGAGGTCATGTCGATCGTGATGCCTCGCCGACCCGAAGGAGGCGCGCACGCCGAGCTCATCGTCGTGCCCACTGCTGCGGTCGTACCCAAACCGTCCACACTGTCGATCGAGCAGGCAGCGATGCTGCCCATGAACGGGTTGACCGCTCTGGAAGCCCTGAGCGTCCTGGACCTGAGACCTGGTGCCACGCTGGCGATCACCGGTGGATCGGGGTTTCTCGCCGCGTTCGTGATGACCCTCGCCCGGCGCAGGGGGATCCACGTCATCGCCGATGGTCGACCCGACGAGTGGGACACGATCCGGAAACACGGTGCCGCGGAGGTCGTGGCGCGTGGACCGGGTGTCGAGGAACGTATCCGTTCGGCCGCGGGTGGCGGCGTCGATGCCGTTCTCGACACCGCACTGATCGGTTCCTCGCTGTACCCCTGCATCGTCGACGGTGGAGTACTCGCCTGCGTGCGGACATTCGACGGCGTCCCACCGGAGCGCGGAATCCTCGTCCGCGAGGTATGGGTGCGCGAACGCCTGCTGGACACCGACGGTCTCACCGAGCTGGCCACCCTTGCCGATGAGGGGTTGTTCGACTTCCTGATCGCCACAGGTAGATTCGCGCCGGAGCAGGCCGCCGACGCGCACCGGATGATCGAGGCGGGCGGAGTACGGGGGCGTCCGCTCATCCTCTTCTGA
- a CDS encoding SDR family NAD(P)-dependent oxidoreductase, with the protein MSTFENKSVVVTGAGGGIGAAVARRFAAQGAHVVVADLDGGAADRVAADIGGSAIGVAVDVTDPDQVESAVGRAVDEFGGLDVLVNNAGIAILAPVTELSADDFDRMIAVNLKGVFHGIKAAVPHLTARGGGAIVNTASSAGTNGMPMIGGYAATKAAVINLTRTAAVELRPANIRVNCVAPAFVETALSDNLMEAFQAASGGVDAHEFFTQHQGRLGRPDDVARAVTHLAEDAGDWVTGHTYVLDGGFTSSPM; encoded by the coding sequence ATGTCAACGTTCGAGAACAAATCGGTGGTCGTGACCGGAGCCGGCGGCGGGATCGGGGCTGCCGTTGCCCGCCGCTTCGCCGCACAAGGCGCGCATGTGGTGGTGGCCGACCTCGATGGCGGAGCCGCCGATCGGGTGGCGGCGGATATCGGTGGGTCGGCGATCGGGGTCGCGGTCGACGTCACCGACCCGGACCAGGTCGAATCGGCCGTGGGTAGGGCCGTCGACGAGTTCGGCGGCCTGGACGTGCTGGTGAACAACGCCGGGATCGCGATCCTGGCTCCGGTGACCGAATTGTCCGCGGACGACTTCGATCGCATGATCGCGGTCAACCTGAAGGGCGTCTTCCACGGAATCAAGGCGGCTGTACCGCATTTGACCGCCCGGGGCGGTGGCGCCATCGTCAACACCGCATCGTCGGCAGGCACCAACGGGATGCCGATGATCGGCGGTTACGCCGCCACAAAGGCGGCTGTCATCAATCTCACCCGGACCGCGGCAGTGGAACTGCGGCCCGCGAACATCCGGGTCAACTGTGTAGCACCGGCATTTGTCGAGACAGCGCTGTCGGACAACCTGATGGAGGCGTTCCAGGCCGCGTCGGGTGGCGTCGATGCGCACGAGTTCTTCACCCAGCACCAGGGTCGACTGGGCCGGCCCGATGATGTGGCCCGTGCGGTGACCCACCTGGCCGAGGACGCGGGCGACTGGGTCACCGGTCACACCTACGTCCTCGACGGAGGATTCACCTCGTCCCCGATGTAG
- a CDS encoding PaaI family thioesterase, with protein sequence MPLDGQVIEPGYGEEAGDWEPLTTSDPATAEAFDRLIDSVRRLQNSVAAARPTEAVSLAMAAELRSVAGRLDDFAVDEAHQLAGTQMDSPGRSQALVPVLSYRKQTTDRVEGTLRLGRFHLGRNGAAHGGVIPLVFDEIFGRLAGAERPRCRTANLHVDYRHITPVDTELEFTACVDRAEGRKIYVTGSLRADGTVVAEATGLFVVLRPGQP encoded by the coding sequence ATGCCGTTGGACGGCCAGGTGATTGAACCCGGGTATGGCGAGGAGGCCGGGGACTGGGAGCCGCTGACGACATCGGATCCCGCCACTGCGGAGGCCTTCGATCGCTTGATCGACAGCGTTCGTCGGTTGCAGAATTCGGTGGCAGCTGCCCGGCCGACGGAGGCGGTCTCGTTGGCGATGGCCGCCGAACTGCGCTCCGTCGCGGGTCGGCTCGATGACTTCGCCGTCGACGAGGCGCATCAGCTGGCGGGTACGCAGATGGACTCTCCCGGCAGATCGCAGGCCTTGGTGCCGGTTCTGAGCTACCGGAAGCAGACGACCGATCGCGTCGAGGGCACGCTTCGCCTCGGTCGCTTCCATCTCGGTCGAAACGGCGCGGCGCACGGCGGGGTGATTCCGCTCGTCTTCGACGAGATCTTCGGCCGGCTCGCCGGAGCCGAACGCCCGCGGTGTCGCACCGCGAACTTGCACGTCGACTACCGCCACATCACGCCGGTCGACACGGAGCTCGAGTTCACCGCATGCGTCGACCGGGCGGAGGGCCGCAAGATCTACGTCACCGGGAGTCTCCGCGCTGACGGAACCGTGGTCGCCGAGGCCACCGGGTTGTTCGTCGTACTGCGCCCTGGGCAACCCTGA
- a CDS encoding oxidoreductase family protein, which produces MTQAEPRTTTLPFSVDELTPEWVGAALTTKDGQVVVEEVDTTRIIWGSATKVFATLTYSVNDRDIPAQLCIKGGFDERSRAFGLGPAYELEGHFYRDLAPGFAAEVPASYYSATERDQGVIIMEDLTARGAEFGQATDLWSVDDIATTLEVQAKWHAALWGSGRGERTWLPVGAKAARDAFTVMLSPEVFHPLIERAEVPDLSAGLRDDARVRAGFAKLWEHDDAATHTINHGDAHFAQLYRVPGSAPAFLDWQTACLAPWAHDVSYFLGSALTIEDRRTRERELLRHYIDALAGHGGPHLDDEDAWYEYRLHTLHGFAWMCVPTVMQPSEVVEAMAHRYGAALEDHDPIGMLLA; this is translated from the coding sequence ATGACTCAGGCAGAACCCCGTACGACCACACTTCCGTTCTCGGTCGATGAGTTGACCCCGGAGTGGGTCGGCGCCGCATTGACGACCAAGGATGGACAGGTCGTCGTCGAAGAGGTCGACACCACTCGAATCATCTGGGGATCGGCGACCAAAGTATTCGCCACGCTGACCTATTCAGTGAATGACCGGGACATCCCTGCCCAGCTGTGCATCAAGGGAGGTTTCGACGAACGGAGTCGTGCGTTCGGCTTGGGGCCGGCCTACGAGCTCGAGGGCCACTTCTACCGTGATCTGGCACCGGGGTTCGCTGCGGAGGTGCCGGCGAGTTACTACTCGGCCACCGAGCGCGATCAAGGCGTCATCATCATGGAGGACCTGACGGCACGAGGCGCCGAGTTCGGCCAGGCGACCGATCTGTGGTCGGTCGATGACATCGCGACGACGCTGGAAGTCCAGGCGAAGTGGCACGCGGCGCTGTGGGGGAGTGGCAGGGGCGAGCGCACCTGGCTCCCGGTGGGCGCCAAGGCCGCTCGTGATGCGTTCACGGTGATGCTGAGTCCCGAGGTGTTTCATCCGCTGATCGAGCGTGCCGAGGTTCCGGATCTGTCGGCTGGGCTTCGGGACGATGCCCGGGTGCGCGCGGGTTTCGCGAAGCTGTGGGAACACGACGACGCCGCCACCCACACGATCAATCACGGTGATGCGCACTTCGCTCAGTTGTATCGGGTACCCGGAAGTGCGCCGGCCTTCCTCGACTGGCAGACGGCATGCCTCGCGCCGTGGGCTCATGACGTGTCGTACTTCCTCGGGTCGGCGCTGACCATCGAAGACCGACGGACCCGAGAGCGAGAGTTGTTGCGACACTACATCGACGCGCTCGCCGGTCATGGCGGTCCGCACCTCGACGACGAAGACGCCTGGTACGAATACCGGCTGCACACCCTGCACGGGTTCGCGTGGATGTGTGTTCCGACCGTGATGCAGCCGTCGGAGGTGGTCGAGGCGATGGCCCACCGCTACGGCGCCGCCCTCGAAGACCACGACCCGATCGGTATGCTGCTGGCATGA
- a CDS encoding enoyl-CoA hydratase-related protein has product MSAGAVVSQEVVLERVGAVAIVRLNRPERLNAFTENIRVGIIEAFDACDAEDDVRAVVLTGTGRAFCAGADLESGGDTFLPDEPGADGSAPPDAGGQVALRIYRSKKPVIAAINGPAAGVGVTMTLPADVRIASDTAKFGFVFTRRGLVPEACSTWFLPRVVGISTAAEWTLGGRMVPVTEALDRGLVREVVPAEQVLERALSVANEMVAGTAPVSVALTRSLLWGALGASGPEEAHRAESEVLYRRGLSADVQEGVQAFLDKRAPEFPDRVSVSSQ; this is encoded by the coding sequence ATGAGCGCGGGAGCTGTTGTGTCACAAGAGGTAGTACTCGAGCGGGTCGGCGCTGTCGCGATCGTGCGGTTGAACCGTCCGGAGCGACTCAATGCGTTCACCGAGAACATCCGGGTGGGCATCATCGAGGCGTTCGATGCCTGCGACGCCGAGGACGACGTCCGTGCGGTCGTGTTGACCGGTACCGGTCGGGCCTTCTGTGCGGGGGCCGACCTCGAGAGCGGGGGAGACACCTTCCTCCCGGACGAACCGGGAGCCGATGGCTCGGCACCGCCGGACGCGGGCGGTCAGGTGGCTCTCCGTATCTACCGGTCCAAGAAGCCGGTCATCGCCGCGATCAACGGACCCGCCGCGGGCGTGGGTGTGACCATGACACTTCCCGCAGACGTCCGGATCGCCTCGGACACTGCGAAGTTCGGGTTCGTCTTCACCCGGCGCGGATTGGTCCCCGAAGCGTGTTCGACCTGGTTTCTCCCGCGGGTGGTGGGCATCTCGACGGCCGCGGAGTGGACGCTGGGCGGGCGGATGGTCCCGGTGACCGAGGCGCTCGATCGCGGCCTGGTGCGCGAAGTGGTTCCGGCTGAACAGGTCCTGGAACGTGCGCTGAGTGTCGCGAACGAGATGGTCGCGGGGACGGCGCCGGTCTCGGTGGCCCTCACCCGATCGCTGCTCTGGGGAGCGCTCGGCGCATCCGGCCCCGAAGAGGCCCACCGCGCCGAATCGGAGGTCCTCTACCGGCGCGGCCTCTCGGCGGATGTGCAGGAAGGCGTGCAGGCCTTTCTCGACAAGCGTGCACCGGAGTTCCCGGATCGGGTGTCCGTATCGTCGCAGTGA
- a CDS encoding crotonase/enoyl-CoA hydratase family protein, whose amino-acid sequence MTSDSDSATESVARYEVRDHIAIITLNRPDALNAVNSALSTAAGAALEEAAQDPSVRVIVITGAGRAFCAGADLKEIAAGRRIDDPAHREWDFAGIVRHYVPKPVIAAVNGFALGGGTEIMLSADLAVIDEEASVGLPEVRRGLIAGAGGLLRIHRQVPQKVAAEIALTGRPVSAARAYELGLVNTVAPAGTALAVALELAAEIAANAPLAVSESKRVMHETAKAQRGWDDESWKINSSAIRTVFTSDDAKEGPRAFAEKRAPEWTGR is encoded by the coding sequence ATGACTTCCGACAGCGACTCGGCGACAGAGTCCGTCGCCCGATACGAGGTGCGCGATCACATCGCGATCATCACGCTCAACCGTCCCGACGCTCTGAACGCCGTGAACTCCGCTCTGTCGACGGCCGCGGGCGCGGCGCTCGAGGAGGCGGCGCAGGACCCGTCGGTCCGTGTCATCGTGATCACCGGGGCCGGTCGCGCCTTCTGTGCCGGTGCCGATCTGAAGGAGATCGCGGCGGGACGCCGGATCGATGACCCGGCCCATCGGGAATGGGACTTCGCCGGGATCGTGCGGCACTACGTTCCCAAGCCGGTCATCGCGGCTGTGAACGGCTTCGCGCTGGGCGGCGGGACCGAGATCATGCTGTCCGCCGACCTCGCGGTGATCGACGAGGAGGCATCGGTGGGTCTACCCGAGGTCAGGCGGGGACTCATCGCCGGCGCCGGGGGGCTTCTGCGTATTCATCGGCAAGTCCCGCAGAAGGTGGCCGCCGAGATCGCGCTGACCGGTCGACCCGTGTCAGCCGCCCGCGCATACGAGCTGGGTCTGGTGAACACGGTGGCGCCGGCGGGAACCGCCCTCGCCGTCGCGCTGGAGCTCGCTGCCGAGATCGCCGCCAACGCGCCGCTCGCGGTGTCCGAGAGCAAGCGGGTCATGCACGAGACGGCGAAAGCGCAGCGCGGATGGGACGACGAGTCGTGGAAGATCAACTCCTCGGCGATCCGCACCGTGTTCACCAGTGACGATGCGAAGGAAGGGCCGCGGGCTTTCGCCGAGAAGCGTGCACCGGAATGGACGGGTCGATGA
- a CDS encoding SDR family NAD(P)-dependent oxidoreductase, which yields MGARAADGATTGLLDLFRVDGRVAIVTGAGSGLGAGFARALAESGADIVLSGRRPDPLRRTADDVRALGRCALEIPSDVTDPEQCDAVVGAAIDEFGRVDILINNAGLTHTAPATRELPEDFRAVLDVNLLGSYWMARSCARVMRPGSSIVNVGSMLGLVKSALPQAAYASSKAGVLGLTRDLSHQWSGRKGIRVNAIAPGFVETDMIAEMSDEARTDFLQGCSLGRMGTQREIDAAVLFLASPAASYITGSTLAVDGGTSGH from the coding sequence GTGGGCGCACGCGCAGCCGACGGGGCCACCACCGGCCTTCTGGACCTGTTCCGAGTGGACGGTCGGGTCGCGATAGTGACGGGGGCGGGATCGGGACTCGGAGCGGGATTCGCACGTGCGCTGGCCGAGTCGGGTGCGGACATCGTACTGTCCGGCCGACGTCCGGATCCGCTGCGACGAACCGCGGACGACGTACGCGCGCTCGGTCGATGCGCACTCGAGATCCCGTCGGACGTCACCGATCCCGAACAGTGTGACGCGGTCGTCGGCGCTGCGATCGACGAGTTCGGTCGTGTCGACATCCTGATCAACAACGCCGGGCTCACCCACACGGCCCCGGCCACCCGAGAGCTTCCGGAGGACTTTCGCGCGGTTCTCGACGTCAACCTCCTCGGGAGCTACTGGATGGCACGGTCCTGTGCACGGGTGATGCGGCCCGGTTCCAGCATCGTCAACGTGGGGAGCATGCTCGGACTCGTCAAATCCGCGCTGCCGCAAGCCGCTTATGCCTCGAGCAAGGCCGGCGTCCTCGGCCTGACACGCGACCTGTCCCACCAATGGTCGGGGCGCAAGGGAATTCGGGTGAATGCGATCGCACCGGGCTTCGTCGAGACCGACATGATCGCGGAGATGTCCGACGAGGCCCGCACCGATTTCCTGCAGGGCTGTTCGCTCGGACGCATGGGCACGCAACGTGAGATCGACGCCGCCGTGCTGTTTCTCGCCAGCCCGGCGGCGTCCTACATCACCGGGTCGACCCTCGCCGTCGACGGCGGGACGTCCGGACACTGA
- a CDS encoding acyl-CoA dehydrogenase family protein, with translation MQTDLFDADHELFRDSVRAFVNKHVVPKMEKWDADRLIDRETWRAAGAQGILGLSVPLEYGGPGETDYCFRVAIQTEIARVGASALQSGFSTNDDIVLNYLLRHADDEQKKRWVPGFVTGDTIGAIAMTEPAAGSDLRAITTTARREGTDWVINGSKTFITSGILADLVIVFAKTDADAGSRGFSLFVVEDGTPGFTRGRKLDKVGLHAQDTAELSFDEVRVPATSLLGEEGAGFAYLMQSLPLERLGIGIAAQVSAEAVFDWTLTYVKERKAFGKPVGEFQGLGFTLAELRTAIEVSRAYIDRCVREYNKGTLTAVDAAKAKLWATDLQDKVIDAGVQLHGGYGYMMEYPVAKAFIDARIQRIYGGTNEIMKEIIHRDLIRD, from the coding sequence ATGCAGACAGATCTCTTCGACGCCGACCACGAGTTGTTCCGGGACTCGGTCCGGGCCTTCGTCAACAAACACGTCGTCCCCAAGATGGAGAAGTGGGACGCTGATCGCCTCATCGACCGCGAGACCTGGCGTGCGGCAGGCGCACAGGGAATCCTCGGCCTGTCGGTGCCGCTGGAGTACGGCGGCCCCGGTGAGACCGACTACTGCTTCCGCGTCGCCATCCAGACCGAGATCGCGAGGGTCGGCGCCTCCGCACTGCAGTCCGGCTTCTCCACCAACGACGACATCGTGCTGAACTACCTACTCCGTCACGCCGACGACGAACAGAAGAAGCGCTGGGTGCCGGGTTTCGTCACCGGCGACACCATCGGCGCGATCGCGATGACCGAACCGGCGGCCGGCAGCGATCTCCGCGCGATCACCACCACCGCGCGGCGCGAGGGCACCGACTGGGTGATCAACGGCTCGAAGACCTTCATCACCAGCGGCATCCTCGCCGATCTCGTGATCGTCTTCGCCAAGACCGACGCGGATGCCGGATCGCGCGGCTTCAGTCTCTTCGTCGTCGAGGACGGGACCCCGGGATTCACGCGTGGCCGCAAGCTGGACAAGGTCGGGCTCCATGCACAGGACACCGCCGAGTTGTCCTTCGACGAGGTGCGGGTGCCCGCCACCAGCCTCCTCGGCGAGGAAGGCGCCGGTTTCGCCTACCTGATGCAGAGCCTGCCCCTGGAGCGGCTCGGGATCGGCATCGCCGCGCAGGTGTCGGCGGAGGCGGTCTTCGACTGGACCCTCACCTATGTCAAGGAGCGCAAGGCATTCGGCAAACCCGTCGGCGAGTTCCAGGGACTCGGGTTCACTCTCGCCGAACTGCGTACCGCGATCGAGGTCTCCCGGGCGTACATCGACCGATGCGTCCGTGAGTACAACAAGGGGACGCTGACCGCGGTCGATGCCGCGAAGGCCAAACTGTGGGCCACCGATCTGCAGGACAAGGTCATCGATGCGGGTGTGCAGCTCCACGGCGGGTACGGCTACATGATGGAGTACCCGGTGGCCAAGGCCTTCATCGACGCGCGTATCCAGCGGATCTACGGCGGCACCAACGAGATCATGAAGGAGATCATCCACCGCGATCTGATCCGCGACTAG
- a CDS encoding TetR/AcrR family transcriptional regulator has protein sequence MARRKTGNVLSEDVDEARKQIMVAAERVFQRYGVAKTTMDDIGKEAGVSRPTVYRYFKDRDALMSALIERRSRLLFDKARKYLLEHETFADQLVEGLIFLVERGRRDPLIRILVSPEHMQLAESLVGSSGLAARLTAEMWDPIIERAMDRGEIRRDLDKEKIAEWIALVQFILVGRLDFDRPDDPQHREMLHNFVLPAFMPTVVPAAAQQQR, from the coding sequence ATGGCGCGCAGGAAGACGGGCAACGTCCTCAGCGAGGATGTGGACGAGGCCCGCAAGCAGATCATGGTCGCCGCGGAGCGCGTGTTCCAACGGTACGGCGTCGCGAAGACGACGATGGACGACATCGGTAAGGAAGCGGGGGTCTCGCGTCCGACGGTCTACCGGTACTTCAAGGACCGCGACGCCCTCATGTCGGCCTTGATCGAGCGGCGATCCCGCCTGCTGTTCGACAAGGCCCGGAAGTACCTTCTCGAGCACGAGACGTTCGCCGATCAGCTCGTGGAGGGGTTGATCTTTCTGGTCGAGCGAGGTCGCCGTGATCCGCTGATCCGGATCCTGGTGAGTCCGGAGCACATGCAGCTGGCCGAATCACTGGTCGGCAGTTCGGGTCTCGCGGCGCGGTTGACCGCGGAGATGTGGGACCCGATCATCGAACGCGCGATGGACCGAGGCGAGATCCGGCGGGATCTCGACAAGGAGAAGATCGCCGAGTGGATCGCACTGGTCCAGTTCATCCTGGTCGGCCGGCTGGATTTCGATCGACCCGACGATCCGCAACACCGGGAGATGTTGCACAACTTCGTGCTTCCGGCGTTCATGCCGACCGTCGTGCCCGCGGCGGCTCAACAACAACGCTGA